The window GCAGTTGCTGGCCAAGGAGCCCGCCGGGCAGCGCGAGTTCAACGATCCCCGGGTGCAGCAGGCCATCCGCGAGCAACTTCGCCAGCGCCTGGAGCAACTGCTGAAGACCGCCTACTACGAGGTCGCCCGCAACGAGGCCAAGATCGAGAACTACTACGCCGACGAGGTCTTGAAGAACCCGAGCTCGGTGGGCAAGTGACGCTACTCCCGGCTTGACCTCGCGCCCGCGCGGGCTATAATCCCGTCT is drawn from Terriglobales bacterium and contains these coding sequences:
- a CDS encoding peptidylprolyl isomerase; this encodes QLLAKEPAGQREFNDPRVQQAIREQLRQRLEQLLKTAYYEVARNEAKIENYYADEVLKNPSSVGK